ATTATTCCGTTAGCTAGCACAAGGTCAGGCACGTAGTGTTTGATTTTTTGGATAGGTTGATAGGGTATCTTGATAGGCTCATACTCATAAGCTATCTTAAACTTTGTAAGCTCATCAGTGAGAGCAGCCTCAAAGCCACTCCGCACTCTCTCTCCTTGCTTGTTTAGCTGTGGCTTAGAAGTCCTCATCATTGACTTCATCCTCAGCTGTGTCATCGTCTGCATCCATAGACGGAGTTAAGCTGTAGCCTTCTTCTTCTCCAAAGCCATAATCTTTAGCGTCTCCATTACCACCACTTACAAGGTTGATAATCTGGACTGCATTTAGATACAGAGTTACGCCATTGTTTGTGCCATTGAAGTATCCACTTGGGCTGAAATTAACTATCATAGTAGTGCCATTGTAGATTGAGATAGGCTCTTTTATCTGTTTGCATTGAGCGTCAAAGACAGCTGGAGCTACCTTCTCAACTCTCTCGCCTTTCTTGTTTATGAAGCTAGCCTTAGCTTTAAACTTAAACACAAGATTACCAGTCTCATCACCATTATCATCAGTCTCAGGCTCAAAGCCAAGATGCTTAGGCTCTTTCTTAGCTTTCTTAGGGTCATCTAAGGTTGCCTTGAAGTCATCATAGGTAGCTTTTATCTTCGCTACTATCTCTTTAGTCTTTGGATTGTCTTCACTAAGAACTAAATCTACGTGATACTCCCCTTCATCTTTGAAGCGAGTATCTGGCTCATATAGCCAGCACCATCTAGCTTCTCCAATAGGTGTATTAAGTTTTGCAAGTTTCTTTTTTGTTTCTGCCATAAGCTCTCCTTTTTATATAGTTTGTAGCAGTTGGTCTAATGAGCGAATATATCTATTCTGTCTCATATAAGATTGATTGTTTAATAGTCTCTTTACATCTCTCTCATAAACTCTATTTGGTGCATCTAGTGCATCTGTTTTATGTTGTAAGAGTTTTTTAAGTGGTATGCCTTGAGCTATAACCTCTTTTAACTGACACGGATGTAGCCCTATTGCTACGAGTTCCCAATATAGTTTAGAGTTTAGCTGTTCTCCTTTCTTGAGTTTGTTGTAAGCTGTTGTGATTGTTTTGTTAAATGTCATAAAATGCCTCCTAAAGGTTTTTCTTCCTATAAGTGGCGAATGTTAGGGAGTTATTTTTATAAAAAGGTATAGATTAAGATTAGGTTAAGCCCTAAAAAGATAGGGCTAAGAAAAGAAGTATGTAGAGTTTAGGACTTTTGTAATATCTAAGTTACCTTGTTTAGGTAGCTCAGGGAGCTTCTTAGCATTCTTAGGGCTGAGCTGTGATGCTATTTCATCTCTAAACTTTGCTAGGTTATTTTCACTATACATCTTAACAAACTCTTCGCGAAGCGTATCACGCAATGTATCTGTGTTTCCTGCGTGAGTTGCAAAGCTGTCATGTATCATTGCAAAGTTTTCTACACCTTTATCTAGGCAGGCATCAACTGTGAGGACTAGATGTGAAGCATCCATTGAGTGAATATAGTTCGGAGATTGTCCGTTAGTTGTAGCTCTGCTATCTATCTTTTTATCACTATCTTTTGCCTCTTCTTCTACGCTCAGTCTTACTCTAGTGCCTCCCCAATATGTTTCAACAAGCTTTGATGTTAGCTTGCGATACTCTTGCTTTACCTTGAAGCCACTTGGAGTAGTCCAATAGAGTGGTTTATCTTCTTTTGATGCTACTTTTGCCATATCTTTTAGAAAAGCCATAGCGTCCTTTGAGGCTACTACAACTTTCTCTATGCCTTCTTTGTTTCTATCTGCTAGATACACGCACATCTTGGCAAAGCTTGTATCAACAAAGGTATAGTCTTTTGGGTTAAGCTCTGATAATAGCTGTCCTTTCATACCGTCTCTACTAACACCATAAGGAGTTGT
This genomic interval from Campylobacter concisus contains the following:
- a CDS encoding ssDNA-binding protein, producing the protein MAETKKKLAKLNTPIGEARWCWLYEPDTRFKDEGEYHVDLVLSEDNPKTKEIVAKIKATYDDFKATLDDPKKAKKEPKHLGFEPETDDNGDETGNLVFKFKAKASFINKKGERVEKVAPAVFDAQCKQIKEPISIYNGTTMIVNFSPSGYFNGTNNGVTLYLNAVQIINLVSGGNGDAKDYGFGEEEGYSLTPSMDADDDTAEDEVNDEDF